The following coding sequences are from one Treponema bryantii window:
- a CDS encoding formylglycine-generating enzyme family protein, giving the protein MNKLIKHFVIILMLLETFSLNAKEMVKIPEITFSRIDSQGNCQNVTVSSFYIDKYDVTINEWAEYLTKSRELDSKWKPNYKFKDYSIEDQINSMKYYFSDSGFIPIETISIDMESPIWNLYFKDAICYCNFLSEQEGLEPCYEIIWDEFVPEKVIWNQDANGYRIPTVAEWQAVSELYTREPDYEYFHKSNVFNDKIEKSQEKKPNKYGVVDIIGNCGKFLWDYYYKEELYIPANVKNPTGPDKYTPDESAIFFNEPIYEVRLLSRYFDQNNNTIENYAQKNLEPYPIDLDVGATIRLCRNKE; this is encoded by the coding sequence ATGAATAAATTAATAAAACATTTTGTTATCATCCTTATGTTGTTAGAAACGTTTTCTTTAAATGCAAAAGAAATGGTAAAAATTCCTGAAATAACATTTTCCAGGATAGACTCCCAAGGAAATTGTCAGAATGTAACTGTAAGTTCATTTTATATAGATAAATATGATGTTACTATAAATGAATGGGCAGAATATTTAACGAAAAGTAGAGAGTTAGACAGTAAATGGAAACCAAATTACAAATTTAAGGATTATTCTATTGAAGATCAAATAAATAGTATGAAATATTATTTTAGTGATTCTGGTTTTATACCCATAGAAACAATCAGTATTGATATGGAAAGTCCGATTTGGAATTTATACTTTAAAGATGCAATTTGTTACTGTAATTTTTTAAGTGAACAGGAAGGACTGGAACCCTGTTATGAAATTATATGGGATGAATTTGTACCAGAGAAAGTAATCTGGAATCAGGATGCAAATGGGTATAGAATCCCAACAGTTGCGGAATGGCAGGCTGTATCAGAATTATATACAAGAGAACCTGATTATGAGTATTTTCATAAATCAAATGTTTTTAATGATAAAATCGAAAAATCACAAGAAAAAAAACCGAATAAATATGGAGTTGTAGATATCATTGGTAATTGCGGTAAGTTTTTGTGGGATTATTATTACAAAGAAGAACTATATATACCGGCCAATGTAAAGAATCCGACAGGCCCAGACAAATATACACCCGATGAAAGTGCAATTTTTTTTAACGAACCAATTTATGAAGTCAGACTATTATCACGTTATTTTGACCAGAATAATAATACTATTGAGAACTACGCACAAAAGAATTTAGAGCCTTATCCGATAGATCTCGATGTCGGTGCAACTATCCGGCTTTGTCGAAACAAAGAGTAA
- a CDS encoding RHS repeat-associated core domain-containing protein: protein MSSLVLAEVFGLYAFIKETNRKNSLTEEFIENLNNVIYKSEFFAFDGNFETFWAVECGKKEGVLEQYFSEEKDIDGINANLFLAEDCRLYVMWEKNGILLPYENGYIEGPFEGNKEIIFSEDIRKTNHIVFKVVGENADECRINEIKINERTDCRKYGKITPESYSFNQKEYINIKPERLWDGYVNETWYEPLWNIPSEILQTEEYTSGVFPEFYGHPSKNGEIIWELDSVYKIELLKAYFGAEWRSIAFEFWNGEKWVSKTELGNNIGKGWHRKELTKTVETDRIRITFPLGWEGARHINQIEVWGEGVYSNTERKVLFEKDETKGIYRASISEVDIAGFETEILTEGYDNNGVSLKINEDIKKINTASYTDGKRSVYRFEINGDELREGTQFIEINTYGKKLENILIRNKEKNGRIKLGGSYTDKNRENSYNQNEIDNEKEFLLDRNYSLEKIRIYAETENNLRIENEDVWNSFINCNYNERGFYEADLGGIKKNKIKINSDGEFRINEIELYGSPTEDLDVSIEIWSNQKNAGEKSCLLGWIGNPRTIVTADDSINPKQADNIFWMPVKDCGRNYLKKDRHELKADLYGKTSILKYRTKQIDDSDIYREIIKDSELALSIELPYNSLITQNDKIMISGCVGNGDEIQLVINGSKTDINLDSYQTEIKLDEETNTISVVALDITGRKCEKTISIIKDSIIPEIQIVEPVQDQYINTGTAKFVIDGKEEDLWWQFNDEEWERGYGRYKYKDYEIEDGFYTYSIRAKDQAGNIGERKSIDFCIDKTQPEHFEIKLDVEGWTNNNTPVAQFETNDKTSGIDHYEYKIDDNIWQACESPLQLENLNDGKRILYVKAIDKAGNIREENIKIYVDTSCPQVPENFRLASNKNSIFVKWINQKENLILDDELNEQDNNISYKIERNPEWLDGKIKQITNIENGQQKWEDTEIIQYETYSYRIWAVDEAGNESEKTQWKTITAGFASVEIEDGPTFVDFEGLSISIPENALSDDIVKIQIHEVPLSIITDDYRPVNPLCGEIYSVTTVRKSENGEINSDHADLNFDAVLEIGYDKSLIPSEYDETEIAVFYYDDLWGCWLPLRDCFIDTEKKVVRCKTNHFTEFSVQATEKTVLTEAELRASAYRFDDKQNGNQELNISGEDGGVSVRFEEMFFPGKNGLDLSIQRIYSTGNAIGDTFSSKDGRGINIDGESVWKITNGWKINMPYMKWNGNSMVVYGTDGNCTTMGQMSVISASDTTIIMENHEYSDLTVELNFDKTNHYFLWWKTGSSYKFTGATLYQSDGRKIRYGKDGKVLSISDCTGKNSIKFSYFSDSTQIIDSYDRSIIFNYSYTNKIFNIYKKNINKIISGNFVVDYTIYNNTLTNAKDVEGRDWTYIYENKKLENEYYLKSANDEQGREWVYNFFSNNLQLANDGESEHTITEKDRKRKSINILTGATGPGVGFTKLDYEITNFNYRDSIISDGTLYRYDVYIDKLSVTNKKEWNSYEDYEKEVDYLRNTDVKISFAGPVEKNIYVKKSQIFDGKTTVITEYGTERKERTRLSQAPKAIQKVTDYDSKVSVSNDNIQILTYAKKIKVYDGIIDETVNELYEKYNKLLEKYNKLELLEEFIEGKFYEYDEDFLTAKHIQSIEEKYLIQSCINEIDTNFMRITKSESEKGVNKKTDEYTYDAYGNILTEEHKVYMLNGNTSIERIERTYENLDYRYLTSSVRKSAWVDINNEKQFESNSFESYKYNEYGQMVQDSKGPDEDNVNTYIYNYGFDGQISEVVSPEGCKTQYSYTYDTDKYSTTVSYIDIEGLSENKTSVSEKFIYDKQSGNLVEYIDRDGYITQNRYDKLNRLTEVRKYHEIGESDKDNKCSVTKVVYNDQELTSTVTDALGAVTINTFDNLGRLIKVVKSGNTSSSDALENVSQKAITINLEYDNYDRVIKMTEPSYEDSSLDNDFIGTIFTYDSQNRLLRKVDADKNILEYIYDDKDCKVTQNVKRISDNEEILDERKEIYKDYNENILKEVVYFTSYDEQKETPKAVTALFDGAGRMVCVIDADENKTQYKYNYIGKVSEILYPDNTKEVYTYNKDGNLIKTEKIGDQLSSSVEYKINGLGQIIEETRPVENEKFLSVRCKYDGRGNKISESISYKGDSSDVKISTFVYDWNGKLISETDGENNTTFYEYDANGNITCITDPRHLIDSYEAEFQMKLEYDSFGRVIKGWLPHNEKRIEGSYADVYLAYDAQGNCIIRQENEDIITNYDYTSAGLLKKQSVDGYETKYEYNGAGKLTKVINPDKTWTSYLYNTAGKLIKEYISGVSNPIKYQYDKRFNIIKIFDRSGKETEYEYDDMNRVIKENKENRSTILFSYDELGRVISETDGENNIHTYEYDILGRVVKEKVNTVPEATVMYYEYDARGNVKKFIDAAGTVFERKYSKIDLLEEENVYVNEDGEDVLKETRSYKYDETGALKSAGENGNIVYYNGADSDYQPDAYGNTRKERWEKTGFEMVYSYDKLNRLISVQTPDRNIENYEYNKNNQIQKFTGKINGTLSYDKSKLSTINFDCGLEKTISYNDIGLISSFAYSLKTENQTLNPKKKIINGCEYLYDSDLNIYERNNIVTGKTDYFKYDKLNRLESSKLQGRFNKNYYEIIDNENILEIDRDIDGMTSEKTSTLNGQFFPAEKVTLDEKGKSFVYDFTEEKEIQKIELFKTNLERKSRIRERDLHIYTKQNEADGWEELNPDNWNYVVDSKNQSIHLNLKNTLKTQFIKIRTIWDDRDLDNNNVSDYVTFSNESVQKMIRIWTLDDKRNEAYGYDKNSNRLTLTENGNVRTYQYYKNEAEGNTARVMYDGKWWYTYDANGNRTARARTAIRNENEVTLDKNCEYWEYEWDYHNRLIKVEQYNAPDNAQNVKVEYTYDAMNRRIERVSYTSETSVKTQYAYGRNGAITYQKKTAGSSVTTRSFVYLNNQIAGFLDTEEGTESIRYAVTDIQGSVTEVYDEDNRLLWKSGYTAFGIKAGETTNLIDFDGLYTGCDIDAETGLTYHWNRWRSEDGESWLSEDPIRDGLNWYGYAGQNPINWQDNTGLSTTLDDFNYQKQTADSDKSIEKQREYAHNAREYALQNQGLTDLGNAIHNNEEFFYNFLDRRFDETNPLNQLDLDRFLGFKTNAKTTQSCLLAALFNAYGVMLRNGITGAQILESIFDDAGNFRKDSDGKSFIKIEKRGDIYAPYVDGSKLWAFSNNIGKVLKLTKGDFSKFDPNDKTPAYLNPTNPQSFNDIKNDISHLKKNGWYGILKQTATVNKKTIDHFVFVTNLNMYDSLPANRPNKPDYTYSRFISIYISVRK, encoded by the coding sequence TTGAGTTCTTTAGTACTTGCTGAAGTATTTGGTTTATATGCTTTTATAAAAGAAACTAACAGGAAAAATAGTCTCACAGAAGAATTCATAGAAAATCTAAATAATGTTATTTATAAATCAGAGTTTTTTGCATTCGATGGAAATTTTGAAACCTTTTGGGCTGTAGAATGCGGCAAAAAGGAAGGGGTATTAGAGCAGTATTTTTCAGAAGAAAAAGATATAGATGGAATAAACGCTAATTTGTTCCTTGCAGAAGACTGTAGATTATATGTAATGTGGGAAAAGAATGGAATACTTTTGCCATATGAAAATGGATATATAGAAGGACCTTTTGAAGGCAATAAAGAAATTATCTTTAGTGAAGATATAAGAAAAACAAATCATATCGTTTTTAAGGTTGTAGGCGAAAATGCAGATGAATGCAGAATAAATGAAATCAAAATAAACGAAAGAACAGACTGCAGAAAATATGGAAAGATAACACCTGAAAGCTACAGTTTTAATCAGAAGGAATATATAAACATTAAGCCTGAGCGACTTTGGGATGGTTATGTAAATGAAACCTGGTATGAACCTTTATGGAATATACCAAGTGAAATCTTGCAGACAGAAGAATATACAAGTGGAGTATTTCCAGAGTTTTATGGACATCCGTCAAAGAATGGTGAAATAATTTGGGAACTTGATAGTGTATATAAAATAGAATTACTTAAAGCATATTTTGGAGCTGAATGGCGTAGTATCGCCTTTGAATTCTGGAATGGAGAAAAATGGGTTTCAAAAACAGAACTTGGAAATAACATAGGCAAGGGCTGGCATAGAAAGGAATTAACAAAAACAGTAGAAACAGACAGAATCCGTATTACTTTTCCTCTTGGATGGGAAGGGGCAAGACACATAAATCAGATAGAAGTTTGGGGTGAAGGTGTTTATTCTAATACAGAACGTAAAGTATTATTTGAAAAAGATGAGACAAAAGGAATCTATAGAGCGAGCATCAGCGAAGTTGATATAGCTGGCTTTGAAACAGAAATCCTGACTGAAGGATATGATAACAACGGTGTAAGTCTAAAAATTAATGAAGATATAAAGAAAATAAATACTGCTTCATATACTGACGGCAAAAGAAGTGTATACCGTTTTGAAATAAATGGAGATGAACTTAGAGAAGGAACTCAGTTTATTGAAATCAACACTTATGGAAAAAAACTTGAAAATATACTGATACGTAACAAAGAGAAAAATGGAAGGATAAAACTCGGTGGTTCATACACAGATAAAAATCGTGAAAATTCATATAACCAGAATGAAATCGATAATGAAAAAGAGTTCCTTCTTGATAGAAATTATAGTCTTGAAAAGATTCGTATATATGCAGAGACAGAAAACAATTTGAGAATAGAAAATGAAGATGTCTGGAATTCTTTTATTAATTGTAACTATAACGAAAGAGGCTTTTATGAAGCTGATCTTGGAGGAATTAAAAAGAATAAAATTAAGATTAACAGCGATGGTGAATTTCGCATAAATGAGATTGAACTATATGGAAGTCCTACAGAAGATCTGGATGTTAGTATTGAAATATGGAGTAATCAAAAAAATGCTGGAGAAAAATCATGTCTTTTAGGTTGGATAGGAAATCCTAGAACTATTGTAACTGCAGATGATAGTATTAATCCAAAGCAAGCTGATAATATTTTCTGGATGCCTGTTAAAGACTGCGGCAGAAATTATCTTAAAAAAGACAGACATGAATTAAAAGCTGATCTTTACGGAAAAACAAGTATTTTAAAATATAGAACAAAACAAATTGATGATTCTGATATATATAGAGAAATAATAAAAGACAGTGAACTCGCACTTTCAATAGAATTGCCTTACAATTCTCTGATAACACAAAATGATAAAATCATGATTAGTGGTTGTGTTGGAAACGGGGATGAAATACAACTTGTAATAAACGGAAGCAAAACAGACATAAACTTAGATAGCTATCAGACAGAAATAAAACTTGATGAAGAAACTAATACAATTTCTGTAGTAGCTTTAGATATTACTGGTAGAAAATGTGAAAAGACAATTTCAATAATTAAAGATAGTATAATACCTGAAATACAGATAGTTGAGCCTGTTCAGGATCAATATATAAATACAGGGACTGCAAAGTTTGTCATTGACGGAAAAGAAGAAGATTTATGGTGGCAGTTCAATGATGAAGAATGGGAGAGAGGATATGGACGTTATAAGTATAAAGATTATGAAATCGAAGATGGTTTTTATACTTATAGTATACGTGCAAAGGACCAGGCTGGAAACATAGGAGAAAGAAAGAGTATCGATTTTTGCATAGATAAAACACAACCAGAACATTTTGAAATAAAGCTTGATGTAGAAGGCTGGACAAATAACAATACCCCTGTAGCACAGTTTGAGACGAATGATAAGACAAGTGGAATAGATCACTATGAGTATAAAATAGACGATAATATCTGGCAGGCATGTGAAAGTCCTTTACAACTTGAAAATCTAAATGATGGAAAAAGAATACTGTATGTAAAGGCAATAGACAAAGCTGGAAATATTCGTGAAGAAAACATAAAGATATATGTTGATACAAGTTGTCCTCAAGTTCCAGAAAATTTTAGATTAGCATCAAATAAAAATAGCATTTTTGTAAAATGGATCAATCAAAAAGAGAATCTAATTTTAGATGATGAATTAAATGAACAGGATAATAATATAAGTTATAAAATTGAAAGAAATCCTGAATGGCTGGATGGGAAAATAAAACAAATTACAAATATAGAAAATGGGCAACAAAAATGGGAAGATACAGAAATTATACAATATGAAACTTATAGTTATAGAATATGGGCAGTAGATGAAGCTGGAAACGAAAGTGAAAAAACACAATGGAAAACTATTACAGCAGGTTTCGCTTCTGTAGAAATAGAGGATGGTCCAACTTTTGTAGACTTTGAGGGACTTTCTATAAGTATCCCTGAAAATGCGCTTTCAGATGATATAGTAAAAATTCAGATTCATGAAGTTCCTTTGAGTATTATTACAGATGATTATAGACCTGTTAATCCATTATGCGGAGAAATTTATAGTGTTACTACTGTCAGAAAAAGTGAAAACGGTGAAATAAATTCTGATCATGCAGATCTTAATTTCGATGCAGTTTTGGAAATTGGTTACGATAAAAGTCTTATACCATCAGAATATGATGAAACAGAAATAGCAGTCTTCTATTACGACGATTTATGGGGATGTTGGCTGCCCTTGAGAGACTGTTTCATAGATACTGAAAAAAAAGTTGTTAGATGCAAGACTAATCACTTTACAGAATTTAGTGTTCAAGCAACAGAAAAAACAGTGCTAACAGAAGCAGAGCTTAGAGCAAGCGCCTATAGATTTGATGATAAACAAAATGGAAATCAGGAACTTAATATTTCTGGTGAAGATGGTGGTGTATCAGTAAGATTTGAAGAAATGTTTTTCCCTGGAAAGAATGGACTTGATTTATCTATTCAGAGAATTTACTCTACAGGCAATGCAATTGGAGATACATTTTCTAGTAAAGATGGTAGAGGTATAAATATTGATGGTGAATCTGTTTGGAAGATTACAAACGGATGGAAGATTAATATGCCTTACATGAAATGGAATGGAAATTCCATGGTTGTATATGGAACTGATGGTAATTGTACAACAATGGGGCAGATGTCGGTTATCAGTGCTTCAGATACAACTATAATTATGGAAAACCATGAATACTCTGATTTAACTGTAGAGCTTAATTTTGATAAAACAAATCATTATTTTTTGTGGTGGAAAACAGGCTCTTCATATAAATTTACAGGAGCAACTCTTTATCAGAGTGATGGAAGAAAAATTCGTTATGGAAAAGATGGAAAAGTTCTCTCAATTTCCGACTGTACTGGAAAGAATTCAATAAAGTTTTCATATTTTTCCGACAGTACCCAAATAATAGATAGTTATGATAGAAGCATTATATTTAATTATTCTTATACAAACAAAATATTCAATATCTATAAAAAAAATATAAATAAAATTATAAGTGGAAATTTTGTAGTTGATTATACAATTTATAATAATACACTTACAAATGCTAAAGATGTAGAAGGAAGAGATTGGACATATATCTATGAAAATAAAAAACTTGAAAATGAATACTATCTCAAGTCGGCAAATGATGAGCAAGGAAGAGAATGGGTATACAATTTTTTTAGTAATAATCTGCAATTAGCCAATGATGGGGAAAGTGAACATACAATAACTGAAAAAGATAGGAAAAGAAAGTCAATAAATATTCTTACGGGCGCAACTGGTCCTGGAGTAGGATTTACAAAGTTAGATTATGAAATTACAAATTTTAATTATAGAGATTCAATTATAAGTGATGGTACACTATATCGATATGATGTATATATAGATAAATTATCAGTAACTAATAAAAAAGAATGGAATAGTTATGAAGACTATGAAAAAGAAGTGGATTATCTCAGGAACACAGATGTTAAAATATCGTTTGCAGGACCTGTGGAAAAGAATATATATGTAAAAAAATCACAAATATTTGATGGAAAAACAACTGTAATAACTGAATATGGAACAGAAAGAAAAGAACGTACAAGATTAAGTCAAGCCCCAAAAGCAATTCAAAAAGTTACTGATTATGATTCAAAGGTTTCTGTTTCAAATGATAATATTCAGATTCTTACATATGCAAAAAAAATAAAAGTATATGATGGAATTATTGATGAAACTGTTAATGAACTTTATGAGAAATATAATAAACTTCTTGAGAAGTATAATAAACTTGAACTTCTTGAGGAATTTATTGAAGGAAAATTTTATGAATACGACGAAGATTTTTTAACTGCAAAACATATTCAAAGTATTGAGGAAAAATACCTCATTCAGTCTTGTATAAATGAAATAGACACCAATTTTATGAGAATTACGAAATCAGAAAGTGAGAAAGGTGTAAATAAGAAGACTGATGAATATACTTACGATGCTTATGGAAATATTTTGACAGAAGAACATAAAGTTTATATGCTTAATGGAAACACTTCTATAGAAAGAATTGAAAGAACCTATGAAAATTTGGATTATAGGTATTTAACATCAAGTGTAAGAAAATCCGCTTGGGTTGACATTAATAATGAAAAACAATTTGAATCAAACTCATTTGAAAGTTATAAATACAATGAATATGGACAGATGGTACAAGATTCCAAAGGTCCTGATGAAGATAATGTAAATACTTATATTTACAACTATGGTTTTGATGGACAGATTTCTGAAGTTGTTTCTCCGGAAGGATGTAAAACTCAATATTCATATACATATGATACAGATAAATATAGTACTACAGTTAGTTATATAGATATAGAAGGGCTTTCTGAAAATAAAACTTCAGTAAGTGAAAAATTCATATATGATAAACAAAGTGGAAATCTTGTTGAGTATATTGATCGTGATGGATACATTACTCAAAACAGATATGATAAACTAAACCGATTAACAGAAGTGAGAAAATATCACGAGATTGGTGAATCCGATAAAGATAATAAATGTTCTGTAACAAAAGTCGTATATAATGATCAAGAGCTTACATCAACTGTTACTGATGCACTTGGAGCTGTAACAATAAATACTTTTGATAATCTTGGAAGACTTATAAAAGTTGTAAAATCAGGAAATACAAGTTCTAGCGATGCATTAGAAAACGTTTCCCAAAAGGCTATCACTATTAATCTTGAATATGATAATTATGATCGAGTCATAAAAATGACAGAACCTTCTTATGAAGATTCTTCTTTAGATAATGACTTTATTGGAACTATCTTTACTTATGATTCTCAAAATAGATTATTGCGAAAAGTTGATGCAGATAAGAATATTCTGGAATATATATATGATGATAAAGATTGTAAGGTTACACAAAATGTAAAACGAATTTCAGATAATGAAGAAATTCTTGATGAGAGAAAAGAAATTTATAAGGATTATAATGAAAATATTCTGAAAGAAGTCGTATATTTTACTTCATATGATGAACAAAAGGAAACTCCAAAAGCTGTAACAGCATTATTTGATGGTGCGGGACGTATGGTTTGCGTTATAGATGCAGATGAAAATAAAACACAATATAAGTACAATTATATTGGAAAAGTTTCCGAAATATTATATCCAGATAATACTAAAGAAGTTTATACTTATAATAAGGATGGTAATCTTATAAAAACTGAAAAGATTGGAGATCAACTATCCTCATCTGTTGAATATAAGATAAATGGACTAGGTCAAATTATTGAAGAAACAAGACCTGTCGAAAATGAAAAGTTCCTTTCTGTCCGTTGTAAGTATGATGGTAGAGGAAATAAAATTTCAGAATCAATTTCATATAAAGGAGATTCTTCTGATGTAAAAATTTCTACATTTGTTTATGACTGGAATGGAAAGTTAATTTCTGAAACAGATGGTGAAAATAATACAACATTTTATGAATATGATGCTAATGGAAATATTACTTGTATAACAGATCCTAGACATTTGATAGATTCTTATGAAGCTGAATTTCAAATGAAACTTGAATACGACAGTTTTGGACGTGTTATTAAAGGTTGGCTTCCTCATAATGAAAAAAGAATTGAAGGTTCTTATGCTGACGTATATCTAGCATATGATGCACAAGGAAATTGTATTATTAGACAGGAAAATGAAGATATTATAACCAATTATGATTATACTAGTGCTGGTTTGTTAAAAAAGCAGTCAGTAGACGGATATGAGACAAAATACGAATATAATGGAGCTGGGAAATTAACTAAAGTAATAAATCCAGATAAAACTTGGACTTCTTATTTATATAATACAGCAGGTAAATTGATAAAAGAATATATTAGTGGTGTATCAAATCCAATCAAATATCAGTATGACAAAAGATTTAATATAATAAAAATATTTGATAGAAGTGGAAAAGAAACAGAATATGAATATGATGATATGAATCGTGTTATCAAAGAAAATAAGGAAAATCGATCAACAATATTATTTTCTTATGATGAACTTGGACGTGTTATTTCTGAAACTGATGGTGAGAATAATATTCATACTTATGAATATGATATTCTTGGACGTGTTGTAAAGGAAAAAGTAAATACTGTACCTGAAGCTACAGTAATGTATTATGAATACGATGCACGTGGCAACGTAAAAAAGTTTATTGATGCTGCTGGAACTGTTTTTGAGAGAAAGTATTCAAAGATAGACCTCCTTGAAGAAGAAAACGTTTATGTAAATGAAGATGGTGAGGATGTCCTAAAGGAAACAAGATCGTATAAATATGATGAAACTGGGGCTCTGAAATCTGCTGGTGAAAATGGTAATATTGTTTATTATAACGGTGCTGATTCTGATTACCAGCCTGATGCATATGGAAATACAAGAAAGGAAAGATGGGAAAAGACCGGATTTGAAATGGTTTATTCATATGATAAACTCAATCGACTCATATCAGTACAGACACCAGATAGAAATATAGAGAACTATGAATATAATAAAAATAACCAGATTCAGAAGTTTACAGGAAAGATTAATGGAACTCTTAGTTATGATAAGTCAAAACTTAGTACTATAAATTTTGACTGTGGTTTAGAAAAAACAATTAGTTACAATGATATTGGACTTATTTCAAGTTTTGCATACAGTTTGAAAACTGAAAATCAAACTTTAAATCCAAAAAAGAAAATAATAAATGGTTGTGAATATCTATATGATTCTGATTTAAATATATATGAGCGTAATAATATAGTAACGGGGAAAACAGATTATTTTAAATATGACAAGCTTAATCGATTAGAATCATCAAAACTACAAGGAAGATTTAATAAAAATTATTATGAGATAATTGATAATGAAAATATATTAGAGATAGACCGTGACATAGATGGAATGACATCTGAAAAAACTTCTACACTTAACGGTCAGTTCTTCCCGGCAGAGAAGGTTACCCTTGATGAAAAAGGAAAGTCATTTGTCTATGATTTTACAGAAGAAAAGGAAATTCAGAAGATAGAGCTGTTCAAAACTAATCTTGAAAGAAAGAGCCGAATCCGTGAGCGCGACCTTCACATTTACACAAAACAGAATGAGGCTGACGGCTGGGAAGAGCTTAATCCTGATAATTGGAACTACGTTGTAGATTCAAAGAACCAGAGCATACACCTTAATCTGAAAAATACGCTGAAGACCCAGTTCATTAAAATCCGTACAATCTGGGATGACCGCGATTTAGATAATAATAATGTCTCTGACTATGTGACATTCTCAAATGAAAGCGTACAGAAAATGATAAGAATCTGGACGCTCGATGATAAGAGGAATGAGGCTTACGGCTATGACAAAAACTCTAACAGATTAACTCTTACTGAGAACGGAAATGTAAGAACATACCAGTATTACAAAAATGAAGCAGAAGGCAATACCGCCCGAGTAATGTATGACGGAAAATGGTGGTACACCTATGATGCAAACGGCAACAGAACGGCAAGAGCCAGAACTGCTATCCGGAATGAAAATGAAGTGACACTCGACAAAAACTGTGAATACTGGGAATATGAATGGGATTATCACAACAGACTTATCAAAGTCGAACAGTACAATGCGCCGGATAATGCACAGAACGTAAAAGTAGAATATACTTATGATGCAATGAACCGTAGAATTGAAAGGGTAAGCTATACCAGTGAAACATCTGTCAAAACACAGTACGCCTACGGAAGAAACGGGGCAATAACATACCAGAAGAAAACTGCAGGCAGCTCTGTAACAACCCGAAGTTTCGTATATTTAAATAATCAGATAGCAGGCTTTCTGGATACAGAAGAAGGAACAGAAAGTATAAGATACGCAGTTACAGATATTCAGGGAAGTGTTACCGAGGTCTACGACGAGGATAACAGACTTCTCTGGAAATCCGGCTACACGGCGTTCGGTATTAAGGCTGGCGAGACAACAAACCTGATAGACTTTGATGGCCTTTATACTGGTTGTGACATTGATGCAGAAACAGGCCTTACCTATCACTGGAACCGCTGGCGAAGTGAGGATGGTGAGTCATGGCTTTCTGAAGATCCAATTCGTGACGGACTCAACTGGTATGGTTATGCAGGACAGAATCCTATTAACTGGCAGGATAATACAGGTCTTTCAACAACTCTTGACGATTTTAATTATCAGAAACAAACAGCAGATTCTGATAAGTCAATTGAAAAGCAGCGAGAATATGCACATAATGCAAGGGAATATGCTCTTCAAAATCAAGGACTGACAGATTTAGGAAACGCTATTCATAATAACGAAGAGTTTTTCTATAATTTTCTGGATAGGAGATTTGATGAAACTAATCCATTAAACCAGTTGGATTTAGACAGATTCTTAGGATTTAAGACGAATGCAAAAACTACACAGTCCTGTTTGCTTGCAGCATTATTTAATGCTTATGGAGTAATGCTGAGAAATGGTATAACTGGAGCTCAAATCTTAGAATCAATTTTTGATGATGCCGGTAATTTTAGAAAAGATAGTGATGGAAAGTCTTTTATCAAGATTGAAAAAAGAGGAGACATATATGCTCCATATGTGGATGGCAGTAAACTATGGGCTTTCTCAAATAATATTGGAAAAGTATTAAAGTTAACGAAAGGCGATTTTAGTAAATTTGATCCAAATGATAAAACTCCAGCTTATCTTAATCCAACAAATCCTCAGTCGTTTAATGATATCAAAAACGATATATCTCATCTTAAAAAAAATGGATGGTATGGTATCCTGAAACAAACTGCTACAGTAAACAAGAAAACAATTGATCATTTTGTTTTCGTAACTAACTTAAATATGTATGATTCTTTACCAGCTAACAGACCTAATAAGCCAGATTATACTTATTCAAGGTTTATTAGTATTTATATATCAGTGAGGAAATAA